The following are encoded in a window of Astyanax mexicanus isolate ESR-SI-001 chromosome 6, AstMex3_surface, whole genome shotgun sequence genomic DNA:
- the LOC125802437 gene encoding piggyBac transposable element-derived protein 2-like, whose protein sequence is MGSRGEVEDFIVESILERSTEVMGEKVDSRVSDGEEKSVGSWCGVVEVEDSSKKQAYRVIEEFPDSSEEDCASGSSDEEWLPVQTGASREVGSSSGSEVEESVNVAEGVETEEGDEADEGDEAVQPEGPPSRAQGKKAKEKSVRNIWRAKDNQFEGDLPPFLGESKMNVEGADPIDFFMHLFTQDMINDIVHNTNLYAVQKGKDKLALTSEEFKTFLGINMVMSYVRYPRSRMYWSSETGLRLELIADAMPVNRFEQILRYMHFVDNYSLDPKNADRFVKIRPVLDALKETFQSALDPEEFQSVDEMMIPYKGRLSIKQYVPKKPKPWGIKVWVRAGSSGYMYNFEPYQGPAGGRGEISQLGMAGDVIMRLCQDIQDKNHKVFFDNFFCTIPLLQALEHQGIYGTGTCRSNRLHGAQEKLKKEKQMKQEGRGSVSVVTNAQNITITRWLDSSVIHMASSCTGLSPTDVAQRWSKKEKRMLNIQRPFSVKLYNQHMGGVDLMDQCVAMYPHRRRNKRWYIRVFFHFLDVTTVNAWLLYRMSGNEAKDLLHFKASIARALINAGSVKIHTRGRPSATPPPAKRRAVSKAPPEIRYAHGNHWPQLKETKNASRCQDAACTRRTKYICMQCLKGEQQQQRGGQGEKPVKLHVEEVDDEERGSG, encoded by the exons ATGGGGTCCAGGGGAGAAGTAGAGGATTTCATAGTGGAGAGTATTTTGGAAAGGTCGACAGAGGTTATGGGTGAAAAAGTTGATAGCCGAGTGTCAGATGGAGAAGAAAAAAGCGTGGGCTCATGGTGTGGGGTAGTGGAGGTGGAGGAT AGCTCAAAAAAACAGGCATACAGGGTAATAGAGGAGTTTCCAGACTCAAGTGAGGAAGACTGTGCTTCTGGTAGCAGTGATGAGGAATGGCTGCCAGTACAGACAggtgcaagcagagaagtagggtcaagcagtggtAGTGAAGTTGAGGAGTCTGTAAATGTTGCTGAGGGAGTTGAGACTGAGGAAGGAGATGAAGCTGATGAGGGAGATGAGGCTGTTCAACCTGAGGGACCACCTTCCAGGGCTCAGgggaaaaaagcaaaagaaaagagTGTCAGAAATATCTGGAGAGCTAAGGATAACCAGTTTGAGGGAGACCTGCCTCCTTTCTTAGGGGAGAGCAAGATGAATGTTGAGGGAGCAGATCCAATAgatttcttcatgcatcttttcACCCAGGATATGATCAATGACATTGTGCACAATACAAACCTGTACGCTGTCCAGAAAGGAAAAGACAAGCTGGCATTGACCTCAGAGGAGTTCAAAACATTTCTTGGAATTAATATGGTAATGTCATATGTCAGATATCCTAGATCCAGAATGTACTGGTCATCAGAGACAGGACTTCGTCTTGAACTGATAGCTGATGCAATGCCAGTGAACAGATTCGAGCAAATTCTTAGGTACATGCACTTTGTTGACAACTACTCACTGGACCCCAAAAATGCTGACAGGTTTGTCAAAATCAGACCAGTTTTGGATGCACTCAAGGAAACCTTCCAGTCAGCACTTGACCCAGAAGAATTTCAGTCTGTCGATGAGATGATGATTCCCTACAAGGGACGCCTGTCTATCAAACAATATGTCCCCAAAAAACCCAAGCcctggggaattaaagtgtgggTCCGAGCAGGATCCTCTGGGTACATGTACAACTTTGAACCCTATCAAGGTCCAGCTGGAGGACGAGGTGAGATCAGTCAGCTGGGAATGGCTGGAGATGTAATCATGCGCCTTTGTCAAGACATTCAGGACAAGAACCACAAGGTGTTCTTTGACAATTTCTTTTGCACTATTCCCCTCCTTCAGGCACTGGAACACCAAGGGATCTATGGCACTGGCACATGTAGAAGCAACAGGCTCCATGGAGCTCAAGAAAAgctgaaaaaagaaaagcaaatgaAGCAAGAAGGAAGAGGATCTGTCTCTGTCGTGACCAATGCTCAAAACATCACTATCACACGCTGGTTGGATAGTTCAGTTATTCACATGGCCTCTTCTTGCACTGGCCTGTCCCCAACAGATGTGGCACAGAGATGGAGCAAAAAAGAAAAGCGAATGCTCAACATCCAAAGGCCATTTTCCGTGAAGTTGTACAATCAGCATATGGGTGGAGTAGATCTCATGGATCAATGTGTTGCCATGTATCCCCACCGACGCAGAAACAAACGGTGGTACATCAGAGTGTTCTTTCACTTCCTTGATGTCACAACTGTGAATGCCTGGCTCCTTTATAGAATGTCTGGAAATGAAGCAAAGGATCTGCTGCACTTCAAGGCGTCAATAGCTCGTGCTCTTATCAATGCAGGATCCGTGAAGATACACACCAGAGGAAGACCCAGTGCTACTCCACCACCGGCAAAACGGAGAGCAGTGTCTAAGGCCCCCCCCGAGATCCGGTATGCCcatggaaaccactggccccagctcaaggaAACAAAAAATGCCAGCAGATGCCAAGATGCAGCatgcacacgaagaaccaagtacatctgcatgcagtgtctt AAAGGAGAGCAGCAACAGCAGCGCGGAGGACAAGGGGAAAAACCGGTGAAGCTCCATGTGGAGGAGGTGGATGATGAGGAGCGAGGTAGCGGCTAG